From a region of the Balaenoptera ricei isolate mBalRic1 chromosome 11, mBalRic1.hap2, whole genome shotgun sequence genome:
- the ZNF35 gene encoding zinc finger protein 35, translating into MTTELREAMTLAPWGPVTVKKEEEEEETFVGQASSQQVHSENVKVWAPGEGPQTGLDVSEQEEKGQNMFWDMTVVLKPTQEASAASTPGSSSLPETLAKSELLETHGNMTCLGAETKNPQLLVPKTEICDEVEKPFITPGRIQKVDSPGPELGEGCEKGNMLKRQRIKREKKDFRQVTVKDCHIPENFKEEEDQKCHKSEERYSLGSGSVKNQKSQPGRKPFTCSVCGKGFSQSANLVVHQRIHTGEKPFECHECGKAFIQSANLVVHQRIHTGQKPYVCSKCGKAFTQSSNLTVHQKIHSLEKTFKCSECEKAFSYSSQLARHQKVHITEKCYECNECGKTFTRSSNLIVHQRIHTGEKPFACNDCGKAFTQSANLIVHQRSHTGEKPYECKECGKAFSCFSHLIVHQRIHTAEKPYDCSECGKAFSQLSCLIVHQRIHSGDLPYVCNECGKAFTCSSYLLIHQRIHNGEKPYTCSECGKAFRQRSSLTVHQRTHTGEKPYECAKCGAAFISNSHLMRHHRTHLVEST; encoded by the exons CCAGCCAACAAGTGCACTCTGAAAACGTCAAAGTCTGGGCTCCTGGGGAGGGTCCTCAGACAGGCCTCGATGTATCAGAACAGGAGGAAAAG GGTCAGAACATGTTCTGGGACATGACTGTAGTCCTGAAACCAACACAGGAGGCGTCTGCTGCATCGACCCCAGGCAGCTCCTCATTACCAGAGACTCTGGCCAAGAGTGAGCTACTGGAGACTCATGGAAACATGACCTGTCTAG GTGCTGAAACCAAGAACCCACAGTTATTGGTTCCAAAAACTGAGATATGTGATGAAGTCGAAAAACCTTTCATAACACCAGGAAGAATCCAGAAAGTTGACTCtccaggacctgagttaggagaAGGCTGTGAAAAAGGGAACATGTTAAAAAGGCAGAgaataaagagggaaaagaaagatttCAGACAAGTGACAGTGaaggactgtcacatacctgaaaACTTCAAAGAAGAGGAAGACCAGAAGTGTCACAAATCTGAGGAGAGATACAGCCTTGGTTCTGGCtctgttaaaaatcagaaaagcCAGCCTGGGCGGAAACCTTTTACATGTAGTGTGTGTGGGAAAGGTTTTAGTCAGAGCGCAAACCTTGTAGTGCATCAGCgaatccacactggagagaaacccttcgAATGTCACGAGTGTGGGAAGGCCTTCATTCAGAGTGCAAACCTTGTTGTGCATCAGCGAATCCACACTGGACAGAAACCGTATGTTTGTTCAaagtgtgggaaagccttcactCAGAGTTCAAATCTGACTGTACATCAAAAAATCCACTCCTTAGAGAAAACGTTTAAGTGCAGTGAATGCGAGAAAGCCTTCAGTTACAGCTCACAACTTGCCCGGCACCAGAAAGTCCACATTACAGAAAAATGCTATGAATGTAACGAGTGTGGGAAAACATTTACTCGGAGCTCAAACCTCATTGTCCACCAGAGGATCCACACCGGGGAGAAGCCCTTCGCCTGTAACGACTGTGGCAAAGCCTTCACCCAGAGCGCAAATCTTATTGTGCATCAGCGAAGCCATACTGGTGAGAAGCCATACGAGTGCAAAGAGTGCGGAAAAGCCTTTAGTTGTTTTTCACACCTTATCGTGCATCAGCGAATCCACACCGCGGAGAAACCTTACGACTGCAGCGAGTGCGGCAAGGCCTTCAGTCAGCTCTCTTGCCTTATCGTGCACCAGAGGATTCACAGCGGGGACCTTCCGTATGTGTGTAACGAGTGCGGGAAGGCCTTCACCTGCAGCTCGTACCTGCTGATTCATCAGAGGATCCATAATGGGGAGAAGCCGTACACGTGCAGTGAGTGTGGCAAGGCCTTCCGGCAGAGGTCGAGCCTCACCGTGCACCAGAGAACCCACACCGGGGAGAAGCCCTATGAGTGCGCCAAGTGCGGCGCGGCTTTCATCTCCAACTCACACCTCATGCGCCACCACAGAACCCATCTTGTTGAGAGCACATAG